From Alteromonas australica, one genomic window encodes:
- a CDS encoding prepilin peptidase, which translates to MEALISLSQLYPPFFYGLVFLVSLMVGSFLNVVIHRLPIMMENSWKHEYSAYFTNENIPQNDASGPFNLVKPDSTCPACGHKIRPWENIPVISYLCLKGKCASCKTPISLRYPFVELFTALTCTFAAFYFGPSPQALWAMVLTYFLVAMLFIDLDKMLLPDQLTLPLLWLGLLLSTHSVFVDMQSAIWGAAIGYVSLWLVYWMFKIATGKEGMGYGDFKLLAALGAFVGWQGLPIIILLSSLVGAIAGVAIMMFQNKGKSVAIPFGPYLAVAGWITLLFKSHITQAYLDWILG; encoded by the coding sequence ATGGAAGCGCTTATTTCACTAAGCCAGCTTTATCCCCCTTTCTTTTATGGCCTTGTTTTTCTCGTCAGTTTGATGGTGGGAAGCTTTTTGAATGTGGTGATTCATCGCCTGCCTATCATGATGGAAAATAGCTGGAAGCACGAATATAGCGCTTATTTTACGAATGAAAACATCCCCCAAAACGACGCTTCTGGCCCCTTCAATTTAGTTAAGCCTGATAGCACCTGCCCTGCCTGCGGACATAAAATTCGCCCTTGGGAGAACATTCCCGTTATCAGTTATTTATGCTTGAAAGGAAAATGTGCATCGTGCAAAACCCCTATTTCGTTGCGCTATCCCTTTGTTGAGTTATTCACTGCCCTCACCTGTACATTCGCGGCTTTTTATTTCGGCCCTTCTCCTCAAGCGCTTTGGGCAATGGTATTGACTTACTTTTTGGTGGCCATGCTATTTATTGACCTAGATAAAATGCTGCTACCGGATCAGCTCACACTGCCCTTGCTATGGTTAGGGTTACTCTTGAGTACACACTCTGTCTTTGTTGATATGCAATCAGCCATTTGGGGCGCAGCCATTGGCTACGTGAGTTTGTGGTTAGTGTATTGGATGTTTAAAATTGCCACTGGAAAAGAAGGTATGGGCTATGGCGATTTTAAGCTACTGGCAGCGCTGGGCGCCTTTGTAGGCTGGCAAGGCTTACCTATCATTATTTTACTTTCTTCTTTAGTGGGCGCCATTGCCGGTGTGGCAATTATGATGTTCCAAAACAAAGGTAAGTCGGTGGCGATTCCATTTGGCCCTTACTTAGCCGTTGCAGGGTGGATAACTTTGCTGTTTAAATCACACATTACTCAAGCCTACTTAGATTGGATATTAGGTTGA
- the coaE gene encoding dephospho-CoA kinase (Dephospho-CoA kinase (CoaE) performs the final step in coenzyme A biosynthesis.), which yields MTKHVIGLTGGIGSGKSAATEAFKSLGISIVDADEVARDVVAVGSEGLRHIVARFGRGILLEDGQLNRPALRERVFSHEGDKHWLNQLLHPLIRAKMLADIGAAPSAYCILSVPLLIENNMENLCDRVIVVDCPESLQLSRALQRDGSSRETIESIMASQASRSERLEKADDVINNTGSLDELHKQVALLHQQYVKHFNLSA from the coding sequence ATGACAAAGCATGTAATCGGGTTAACTGGCGGTATTGGCAGCGGAAAATCAGCGGCTACAGAGGCCTTTAAATCATTGGGCATTAGTATCGTTGATGCTGATGAAGTAGCCCGCGATGTCGTCGCGGTGGGTAGCGAAGGCTTACGGCATATTGTTGCCCGCTTCGGCAGAGGTATATTGCTTGAAGATGGTCAATTAAACCGTCCAGCGTTAAGAGAAAGAGTGTTTAGTCATGAAGGTGACAAACACTGGCTAAACCAACTCTTACATCCGCTAATTCGCGCAAAAATGCTGGCTGATATCGGTGCCGCTCCCAGCGCTTATTGTATTTTGTCTGTGCCCTTGTTGATAGAAAACAACATGGAAAACCTGTGTGATAGAGTGATTGTGGTTGATTGCCCTGAATCGCTACAACTTAGCAGAGCTTTACAGCGTGATGGCAGTTCACGGGAAACCATTGAAAGTATTATGGCGTCTCAGGCCAGTCGCAGTGAGCGTCTTGAAAAGGCGGATGATGTAATTAATAACACCGGCTCATTGGATGAGTTGCACAAACAAGTCGCCTTATTGCATCAGCAGTATGTTAAACATTTTAACTTAAGTGCTTAA
- the zapD gene encoding cell division protein ZapD: MSEAVFEFPLKEKVRNYLRVEQLLGQLKSSASSESPQLQTVFFEQLFELLDLIERLDLRSDMSKDLDAHEKNLVYWSQHPKIDSAALEQALKTIVTLKQKLKTERRFGSALKEDKFLNAIRQRFAIPGGACSFDLPNLYFWLQQPLAERQAEINGWLQTLSLLDDTLAVSLSFIRERGQFQTVVAQGGFYQGVAEDKNELIRIRCKVDEGYYPTLSGNKYRYALRFLLFSPNEGQTASVETDISFRLAAC; encoded by the coding sequence ATGAGCGAAGCTGTATTCGAATTTCCATTAAAGGAGAAAGTGCGAAACTACCTACGGGTAGAGCAGCTTCTTGGCCAACTAAAAAGTAGCGCTTCCTCCGAAAGCCCCCAACTTCAAACGGTGTTTTTTGAACAGCTGTTTGAACTACTCGATTTGATTGAGCGGCTTGATTTGCGGTCGGACATGAGCAAAGACTTAGATGCCCATGAAAAAAACCTGGTTTACTGGTCGCAACATCCTAAAATTGACAGTGCTGCGTTAGAGCAGGCTCTAAAAACCATTGTCACCTTAAAGCAAAAACTGAAAACCGAACGCCGCTTTGGTAGTGCGCTTAAAGAAGATAAGTTTCTCAATGCTATTCGACAACGGTTTGCTATTCCTGGCGGCGCCTGTAGCTTCGATTTACCCAATTTGTATTTTTGGCTGCAGCAACCGCTTGCTGAACGCCAAGCAGAAATTAATGGCTGGTTGCAAACCTTAAGCTTGTTAGACGATACCTTAGCCGTCAGTTTGTCATTTATTCGCGAGCGGGGGCAGTTTCAAACGGTGGTGGCGCAAGGCGGCTTTTATCAAGGCGTAGCAGAAGACAAAAACGAGTTAATTCGGATTCGTTGTAAAGTAGACGAAGGCTATTACCCCACCTTAAGCGGAAATAAATACCGCTATGCCTTACGCTTCTTACTGTTTTCTCCTAATGAAGGGCAAACCGCTTCAGTAGAAACAGACATATCGTTTAGACTCGCTGCCTGTTAA
- the yacG gene encoding DNA gyrase inhibitor YacG, translating to MEVTCPICSKSVPWGPQSEYRPFCSKKCQLIDLGEWASEERTIPAKPAENETPQDIDVEDIEAMLAEQSEDFFKH from the coding sequence ATGGAAGTCACTTGTCCAATATGTTCTAAATCGGTGCCATGGGGCCCACAAAGTGAGTATCGTCCTTTTTGCAGTAAAAAGTGCCAGCTTATCGACCTTGGCGAATGGGCCTCGGAAGAACGTACTATTCCCGCAAAACCTGCAGAAAATGAAACGCCTCAAGATATCGATGTGGAAGATATTGAAGCCATGCTTGCTGAGCAGTCAGAAGATTTTTTTAAGCATTAA